The stretch of DNA GGCCGATCGACATGACAATACTATACTCAAACTGCGTTTTGTTTTGCAACCCTTTTCTTTTGTATTTCTTCTAGTTGGAAAAGCACAATTCCATGTGGTACTGGAGACGCTGGACACAGAGGAGGCTACTTATATCTGGCATTTAGACAAGGATCTCTTTTGGCCTCTAGGAGAAAAAATAAAGGTTTTGAAGTTGGATATATCAACGTTATATACTGCTGCCAACCATTTTGGCAGTAGTTTTTGCATAATGAATAAAGACAAGCAAAAAAAGTGATCCGAAATTATTTGGATCGAAAAGATAGAAACCTGGATAAACTTATGACTTATTCCCGCCAGTTGAAAATTTCATCGGTATTAAAACCATTTATTGAGATGTTGGTATGAAGATCCATATTGAATTATTTGTATCGTTAACATAATGAAATTTGATTGTTTTAAGCTATAAAACATGGGTTTGGTTGAGAGATAATTATTTTTTGTCGCTAAAAAAGATGTCATAGAGGGTTTATTAAGTTGCATATACCAGTTTGTTCGATTATATTTGTATGAATTAAATTTTAGAACAAATTGAATTTTTCGAACAATAATTCTAATCTGATCAACTCAAGCATTGCTCGTCTTGCTGATTTTACCAGATTGAAGGTGACATACGTAGAAGAAAAAGGAAAAGAGGAAGACGGCATTGTTCAACTTGAGCGAGCGGGGAAAATCACCACGTTAAAGGCTAAGGTGAAAAGTGTATTACTATTAAGCCATTTGCCACAATTATTAAAATTGCGAGAAAGGTTTCCTGGCTATATTGTGATTGCGGGTCGTATCAGTCACAAGGTGGCCAAAACATTGCAAGAGTTACGGGTTAATTACCTCGATAGTGGAGGAAATGCTTTTATTGAAACCAAGGAATTATTTCTACTAATAGAAGGAAAAAAGATTGGAACGCTCATCGATCGCCAGCATTTGTTTACCAATGCCTCTATTCAATTGCTATACCAATTGATGGTAAGACCTTCCCTGATGAAAAAGCCCTATCGTGCAATAGCTTCAGAAACTGGTGCCAGCTTGGATAATATATCCAAATCCATTCGGACACTTCAAGAAAACGGCTACATCACGAAACTTAAAAAGGGCGGCTACGCTTTTTTGAACAAGGAGAGGCTACTGGAGCGATGGATCGCGGAATATGGTGAACGCCTTAAGCCTAAATTGTTGATAGGTACATTTCGATTCTTGAAGGATGATCTCTGGCGAAATATTGAATTGGACCGTTCAAAAAC from Saprospiraceae bacterium encodes:
- a CDS encoding type IV toxin-antitoxin system AbiEi family antitoxin, translating into MNFSNNNSNLINSSIARLADFTRLKVTYVEEKGKEEDGIVQLERAGKITTLKAKVKSVLLLSHLPQLLKLRERFPGYIVIAGRISHKVAKTLQELRVNYLDSGGNAFIETKELFLLIEGKKIGTLIDRQHLFTNASIQLLYQLMVRPSLMKKPYRAIASETGASLDNISKSIRTLQENGYITKLKKGGYAFLNKERLLERWIAEYGERLKPKLLIGTFRFLKDDLWRNIELDRSKTQWSGEPAVDKALGQLRPQFFTLYTIENKQDLIQKYRLIPDAQGSIFVYQAFWDLANFHTTDCVPDLLIYTDLLLSGSARNAEAAKNLLDARKETILQSI